In Helicobacter mastomyrinus, a single genomic region encodes these proteins:
- a CDS encoding flavin reductase family protein → MILEAHSTTPLQHYKILSNTITPRPIAWVSTIFPNGGVNLAPFSFFAPISVNPPIFSICMMQKSDGLEKDSFKNIFHTHKASISMCEISHIQALHNSSAELEFNMSEAIEFDIPLEIVQSGYPPIPKGVKVAFMCDLYDVLELGEAKSVLLEAKIFI, encoded by the coding sequence ATGATACTTGAAGCACATTCAACCACACCCTTACAGCATTATAAAATTTTGAGTAATACGATCACGCCGCGACCTATTGCGTGGGTAAGCACGATTTTCCCCAATGGTGGAGTAAATCTCGCGCCTTTTAGCTTCTTTGCTCCTATTAGTGTGAATCCGCCTATTTTTTCTATCTGTATGATGCAAAAAAGCGATGGATTAGAAAAAGATAGTTTTAAAAATATCTTTCACACGCACAAAGCAAGTATCAGTATGTGCGAAATTTCGCATATTCAAGCATTGCATAATAGTAGCGCGGAGCTTGAGTTTAATATGAGTGAGGCAATTGAATTTGACATACCGCTTGAAATCGTGCAATCAGGCTATCCTCCTATACCTAAAGGTGTAAAAGTCGCTTTTATGTGCGATTTGTATGATGTCTTAGAGCTAGGAGAAGCCAAAAGTGTGCTTTTAGAGGCTAAAATTTTTATATAG
- a CDS encoding glycosyltransferase family 9 protein codes for MNVFITNDSGPMHIAAALNVPMIAIFGPTNIDETAPYSPAPLAQNHTLEIQSAANMRDTQDSISPHIIENPPQWVLLCKYVPCAPCKKRECPLTHHRCMTLITPQEVITHTINLLKNNDKRLNNDT; via the coding sequence ATGAATGTGTTTATCACTAATGATAGCGGACCTATGCACATTGCTGCTGCCTTAAATGTCCCAATGATAGCTATCTTTGGACCCACAAATATTGATGAGACAGCCCCTTATAGCCCCGCTCCCCTGGCACAAAATCACACTTTAGAGATTCAAAGTGCTGCAAATATGCGAGATACGCAAGATTCTATATCCCCTCACATTATAGAAAATCCTCCACAATGGGTGCTACTCTGCAAATATGTGCCTTGTGCGCCGTGCAAAAAGCGTGAATGTCCCCTCACTCATCATCGTTGTATGACGCTTATCACACCACAGGAGGTTATCACTCACACTATAAATCTGCTAAAAAATAATGACAAAAGGCTAAATAATGATACTTGA
- a CDS encoding glycosyltransferase family 9 protein: MFFTKDIRHIHTSQVKSILLRLPNWLGDSVMVSPAFEWLKKSFETAQFTLVGTKASCGIYERDKRVKAIFIDNTKAASCRIIATKALANKIGTHDIAISFSNTFFSALLLYWSKSPLRIGYGKNARNFLLSHPLTLHKYHQNRLKHQVLLYLELITPLSQVQNYAIKTQNSADFIQDFAYKNDKHKKDSINLSNHSHIKISHDEILTYLATQPLHLISSPITLPTKSYAIGINPGAAFGSAKCWEKSYFIDIIKHFLTQGYDVYLFGSSEQSRANVEIAQSFINHPQAQFFIISQIKQASRSLLTTSAR; this comes from the coding sequence GTGTTTTTTACAAAAGATATACGCCATATCCACACATCTCAAGTTAAAAGCATTCTCTTACGCCTGCCAAATTGGCTAGGCGATAGTGTGATGGTATCTCCAGCATTTGAATGGCTTAAAAAAAGCTTTGAAACAGCGCAATTTACCCTTGTAGGCACGAAAGCGAGTTGTGGAATCTATGAGCGAGATAAACGCGTGAAAGCCATTTTTATAGACAATACCAAAGCCGCATCTTGTAGAATCATCGCCACAAAGGCACTTGCTAATAAAATAGGCACACACGATATTGCCATTAGTTTTAGTAATACCTTTTTTTCTGCCCTGCTTTTGTATTGGAGCAAAAGCCCTTTGCGTATAGGCTATGGTAAAAATGCCCGAAACTTCCTCCTCTCTCACCCACTTACTTTACACAAATATCATCAAAATAGACTCAAACACCAAGTGCTTTTATACCTTGAACTTATCACTCCACTATCACAAGTGCAAAATTATGCGATCAAAACCCAGAATAGCGCAGATTTTATACAAGATTTTGCATATAAAAATGATAAACACAAAAAAGATTCTATAAATCTCTCTAATCACTCACATATAAAAATCTCGCACGATGAGATTCTTACCTACCTTGCCACACAGCCGCTTCATCTCATCTCCTCGCCTATCACGCTCCCTACAAAAAGTTATGCTATAGGGATTAATCCCGGAGCCGCTTTTGGCAGTGCAAAATGTTGGGAAAAATCATATTTTATTGATATTATTAAGCATTTTCTCACACAAGGCTATGATGTCTATCTCTTTGGCTCAAGTGAGCAATCCCGCGCGAATGTAGAAATCGCCCAATCTTTTATCAATCACCCACAGGCGCAGTTTTTCATAATCTCACAGATAAAACAAGCCTCACGCAGCTTATTGACTACATCGGCGCGATGA